One stretch of Miscanthus floridulus cultivar M001 chromosome 18, ASM1932011v1, whole genome shotgun sequence DNA includes these proteins:
- the LOC136519856 gene encoding uncharacterized protein isoform X3: protein MKTRIVYSRDFLLSFGELEHCKKLPPGFDTALLSELQELSAGVLERNKGYYNTSQGRPDGSGGYTYSSRGGNTGGRWDTRSSGSSDRDGELPDRESQTQAGRGGNQYRRNWQNTEHDGLLGSGGFPRPSGYAGQLSSKDHGNAPQLNRTSERYQPPRPYKAAPFSRKDIDSMNDETFGSSELSNEDRAEEERKRRASFELMRKEQHKAMQGKKNGPDILKENPSDDIISQLQKSTAKANAKTKNERLDGSAVSLYQEDTTKPSSVLLAPAARPLVPPGFATAFADKKLKPQSSNIAHELKCHNATTEANMLTVARLGGQLEGDQLATEFTSESKEKGISNNVAIMGPKHTLPAGGVTSSAELPSSILKGSEDWEADVMDKYSIGKEGKSKNIDPVRKDDSVSILEQFFGNVLSKSGSNLPTYVENQPLKTDDDMIASSVPESSKFARWFLDEDLKPAEDLSSKSLLSMIVKNENPGPENIIHAPLSDAAVQNLSPRGPIDKLDSASKLTSFTSPTPADGILEQYIHPDIPEAAPVMMTCEDLEQTMLAQVSNSSSTQINATKEQLTVMDEPVAMQKVAVDNHASQHLLSLLQKGTDNKGAPLLGFQRGSTDEPQSVGTNLMANGGISGSDPVNSVDNVPTSGKNLTLEALFGAAFMNELHSKDAPVSFRGSTTGGPTEFAETGKTILSSSHEGYYPVEQTLHFNNTKDAAVPREPGIEHSAVPGLIQGSASFDKKGMEIHLPEEDNLFTMSDSLPGQNSDILASVGSSRVEGLLPVKALDDLSYRFQSLVPGDAEHTQVLGPDALGSHPRDQRYQVDSQNLYHLLQGRPPMMAPRPMMDHIVNRKQPAPFDMPQSIHHDSHRSFPSNVNPMQHNLHGPGVPHLDPNAHIMLQHMSMPGRFPPEGLPGGVPPSQPVHHMAGYRPEMGNVNNFHMHPRQPNYGEFGLMMPGPSGPEVRGNHPEAFERLIQMEMSARSKQQQVHHPAMAAGRVPSGMYGHELDAKLRYR, encoded by the exons ATGAAGACGAGGATAGTGTACTCGAGGGATTTTCTGCTGTCGTTTGGCGAGTTGGAGCATTGCAAGAAGCTGCCCCCTGGCTTTGATACAGCGCTTCTTAG TGAGCTGCAGGAGCTGTCAGCGGGCGTGCTTGAGAGAAACAAGGGCTACTACAATACATCCCAGGGACGGCCAGACGGGTCGGGGGGATATACTTACTCTTCTCGTGGTGGGAACACTGGAGGAAGGTGGGACACTCGCTCATCTGGATCAAGCGATCGGGATGGGGAGTTACCCGATCGCGAGTCTCAGACACAGG CAGGGCGTGGTGGAAACCAGTACAGACGCAATTGGCAGAACACGGAGCATGATGGCCTACTGGGAAGTGGCGGTTTCCCTAGGCCATCAGGATATGCTGGGCAGTTGTCATCAAAGGATCACGGCAATGCGCCTCAGCTAAACAGGACATCGGAACGCTACCAGCCACCACGTCCTTACAAG GCTGCTCCTTTTTCGCGGAAAGACATTGACTCAATGAATGATGAGACATTTGGGTCTTCTGAATTATCAAATGAGGATAGAGCagaagaagaaaggaagcggAGGG CATCTTTTGAGTTGATGagaaaagagcaacacaaagcaATGCAAGGAAAGAAGAATGGTCCTGATATCCTGAAGGAGAATCCCAGTGATGATATAATTTCACAGTTACAGAAATCTACTGCAAAGGCAAATGCCAAAACTAAAAATGAGAGGTTAGATGGTTCCGCAGTATCCTTGTATCAGGAAGATACCACTAAACCATCTTCAGTTCTACTAGCTCCTGCAGCCAGGCCGCTTGTCCCGCCGGGTTTTGCAACTGCATTTGCGGACAAGAAGCTAAAGCCACAGTCGTCTAACATCGCACATGAGCTGAAG TGTCATAATGCTACTACTGAGGCTAACATGTTGACTGTTGCACGGCTTGGTGGTCAGCTAGAGGGTGACCAGTTAGCAACAGAGTTCACATCTGAAAGTAAAGAGAAGGGAATTTCCAATAACGTTGCTATTATGGGTCCAAAGCACACGCTTCCAGCTGGTGGTGTTACCTCTTCAGCTGAATTGCCTTCTAGCATTCTGAAAGGGAGCGAGGATTGGGAAGCTGATGTAATGGATAAGTATTCTATTGGAAAAGAAGGCAAATCTAAAAATATTGATCCAGTTAGGAAGGATGATTCAGTATCAATCTTAGAACAGTTCTTTGGCAATGTTTTATCGAAAAGCGGCAGTAACCTACCTACTTATGTTGAG AACCAGCCATTGAAAACTGATGATGACATGATTGCTTCTTCTGTGCCAGAATCATCCAAATTTGCTCGCTGGTTTCTTGATGAAG ACTTGAAACCTGCAGAAGACTTATCTTCAAAGAGCCTGCTCTCCATGATTGTCAAAAATGAAAATCCAGGTCCAGAAAATATAATCCATGCTCCTTTATCTGATGCTGCTGTCCAGAATTTATCGCCAAGAGGACCTATTGATAAACTTGATTCTGCATCGAAGCTTACCTCATTTACATCCCCTACGCCTGCCGATGGAATTCTTGAACAATACATCCATCCTGATATTCCAGAGGCAGCTCCTGTTATGATGACATGTGAGGATCTTGAGCAGACAATGTTAGCACAGGTTAGCAATAGCAGCTCAACTCAGATAAATGCTACAAAGGAGCAACTGACTGTTATGGATGAGCCAGTTGCCATGCAGAAAGTAGCTGTAGATAATCATGCATCACAGCATCTTCTTTCATTGTTGCAAAAAGGAACAGATAATAAGGGAGCACCTTTGCTGGGTTTCCAGAGAGGATCAACTGATGAACCTCAGAGTGTTGGCACAAATTTAATGGCCAATGGTGGAATATCTGGAAGTGATCCGGTTAACAGTGTTGACAACGTTCCTACTTCTGGGAAGAACTTGACATTGGAAGCGTTATTCGGGGCTGCATTTATGAATGAGCTCCATTCAAAAGATGCACCAGTTTCTTTTCGAGGATCCACAACTGGTGGTCCTACTGAGTTTGCAGAGACGGGTAAAACTATATTGTCATCTAGCCATGAAGGATACTACCCTGTTGAACAGACCCTACACTTCAACAATACTAAAGATGCTGCTGTCCCTCGAGAACCAGGTATCGAGCATTCAGCAGTACCTGGTCTAATTCAGGGGAGTGCTAGTTTTGACAAGAAAGGAATGGAAATTCATCTGCCTGAAGAAGATAATTTGTTTACCATGAGTGACTCTCTGCCTGGTCAAAATTCTGATATTTTGGCATCAGTAGGATCCAGCAGGGTTGAAGGGCTATTGCCTGTAAAGGCACTTGATGACCTCAGTTATAGGTTTCAAAGTCTTGTGCCTGGCGATGCAGAACACACTCAAGTACTTGGTCCTGATGCACTTGGATCTCATCCTCGTGACCAGCGTTATCAGGTTGATTCTCAGAATCTGTATCATCTTCTACAGGGTAGGCCTCCTATGATGGCACCTCGCCCTATGATGGATCACATTGTTAATAGGAAACAACCAGCTCCATTTGATATGCCACAGTCGATACACCATGATTCTCACCGTTCTTTCCCATCTAATGTGAATCCTATGCAACATAATCTTCATGGGCCAGGGGTCCCTCACTTGGACCCGAATGCACATATTATGCTACAACACATGTCCATGCCTGGAAGATTTCCTCCAGAAGGCTTGCCAGGAGGTGTCCCGCCATCTCAGCCTGTGCATCACATGGCTGGTTATAGACCTGAGATGGGCAATGTAAATAATTTCCATATGCACCCTCGCCAGCCCAATTATGGAGAATTTGGATTGATGATGCCAG GCCCATCAGGCCCAGAGGTGAGAGGCAATCATCCAGAGGCATTTGAAAGGTTGATCCAGATGGAGATGTCAGCCAGATCGAAGCAACAGCAGGTGCACCACCCAGCAATGGCTGCAGGCCGCGTACCTAGTGGGATGTATGGGCATGAGCTTGATGCGAAGTTAAGATACAGGTGA
- the LOC136519856 gene encoding uncharacterized protein isoform X5, with amino-acid sequence MRTPMPFTGSALCIHGRMKTRIVYSRDFLLSFGELEHCKKLPPGFDTALLSELQELSAGVLERNKGYYNTSQGRPDGSGGYTYSSRGGNTGGRWDTRSSGSSDRDGELPDRESQTQGRGGNQYRRNWQNTEHDGLLGSGGFPRPSGYAGQLSSKDHGNAPQLNRTSERYQPPRPYKAAPFSRKDIDSMNDETFGSSELSNEDRAEEERKRRASFELMRKEQHKAMQGKKNGPDILKENPSDDIISQLQKSTAKANAKTKNERLDGSAVSLYQEDTTKPSSVLLAPAARPLVPPGFATAFADKKLKPQSSNIAHELKLEGDQLATEFTSESKEKGISNNVAIMGPKHTLPAGGVTSSAELPSSILKGSEDWEADVMDKYSIGKEGKSKNIDPVRKDDSVSILEQFFGNVLSKSGSNLPTYVENQPLKTDDDMIASSVPESSKFARWFLDEDLKPAEDLSSKSLLSMIVKNENPGPENIIHAPLSDAAVQNLSPRGPIDKLDSASKLTSFTSPTPADGILEQYIHPDIPEAAPVMMTCEDLEQTMLAQVSNSSSTQINATKEQLTVMDEPVAMQKVAVDNHASQHLLSLLQKGTDNKGAPLLGFQRGSTDEPQSVGTNLMANGGISGSDPVNSVDNVPTSGKNLTLEALFGAAFMNELHSKDAPVSFRGSTTGGPTEFAETGKTILSSSHEGYYPVEQTLHFNNTKDAAVPREPGIEHSAVPGLIQGSASFDKKGMEIHLPEEDNLFTMSDSLPGQNSDILASVGSSRVEGLLPVKALDDLSYRFQSLVPGDAEHTQVLGPDALGSHPRDQRYQVDSQNLYHLLQGRPPMMAPRPMMDHIVNRKQPAPFDMPQSIHHDSHRSFPSNVNPMQHNLHGPGVPHLDPNAHIMLQHMSMPGRFPPEGLPGGVPPSQPVHHMAGYRPEMGNVNNFHMHPRQPNYGEFGLMMPGPSGPEVRGNHPEAFERLIQMEMSARSKQQQVHHPAMAAGRVPSGMYGHELDAKLRYR; translated from the exons ATGCGTACACCCATGCCCTTTACTGGGTCCGCCCTGTGTATCCATGGCAGGATGAAGACGAGGATAGTGTACTCGAGGGATTTTCTGCTGTCGTTTGGCGAGTTGGAGCATTGCAAGAAGCTGCCCCCTGGCTTTGATACAGCGCTTCTTAG TGAGCTGCAGGAGCTGTCAGCGGGCGTGCTTGAGAGAAACAAGGGCTACTACAATACATCCCAGGGACGGCCAGACGGGTCGGGGGGATATACTTACTCTTCTCGTGGTGGGAACACTGGAGGAAGGTGGGACACTCGCTCATCTGGATCAAGCGATCGGGATGGGGAGTTACCCGATCGCGAGTCTCAGACACAGG GGCGTGGTGGAAACCAGTACAGACGCAATTGGCAGAACACGGAGCATGATGGCCTACTGGGAAGTGGCGGTTTCCCTAGGCCATCAGGATATGCTGGGCAGTTGTCATCAAAGGATCACGGCAATGCGCCTCAGCTAAACAGGACATCGGAACGCTACCAGCCACCACGTCCTTACAAG GCTGCTCCTTTTTCGCGGAAAGACATTGACTCAATGAATGATGAGACATTTGGGTCTTCTGAATTATCAAATGAGGATAGAGCagaagaagaaaggaagcggAGGG CATCTTTTGAGTTGATGagaaaagagcaacacaaagcaATGCAAGGAAAGAAGAATGGTCCTGATATCCTGAAGGAGAATCCCAGTGATGATATAATTTCACAGTTACAGAAATCTACTGCAAAGGCAAATGCCAAAACTAAAAATGAGAGGTTAGATGGTTCCGCAGTATCCTTGTATCAGGAAGATACCACTAAACCATCTTCAGTTCTACTAGCTCCTGCAGCCAGGCCGCTTGTCCCGCCGGGTTTTGCAACTGCATTTGCGGACAAGAAGCTAAAGCCACAGTCGTCTAACATCGCACATGAGCTGAAG CTAGAGGGTGACCAGTTAGCAACAGAGTTCACATCTGAAAGTAAAGAGAAGGGAATTTCCAATAACGTTGCTATTATGGGTCCAAAGCACACGCTTCCAGCTGGTGGTGTTACCTCTTCAGCTGAATTGCCTTCTAGCATTCTGAAAGGGAGCGAGGATTGGGAAGCTGATGTAATGGATAAGTATTCTATTGGAAAAGAAGGCAAATCTAAAAATATTGATCCAGTTAGGAAGGATGATTCAGTATCAATCTTAGAACAGTTCTTTGGCAATGTTTTATCGAAAAGCGGCAGTAACCTACCTACTTATGTTGAG AACCAGCCATTGAAAACTGATGATGACATGATTGCTTCTTCTGTGCCAGAATCATCCAAATTTGCTCGCTGGTTTCTTGATGAAG ACTTGAAACCTGCAGAAGACTTATCTTCAAAGAGCCTGCTCTCCATGATTGTCAAAAATGAAAATCCAGGTCCAGAAAATATAATCCATGCTCCTTTATCTGATGCTGCTGTCCAGAATTTATCGCCAAGAGGACCTATTGATAAACTTGATTCTGCATCGAAGCTTACCTCATTTACATCCCCTACGCCTGCCGATGGAATTCTTGAACAATACATCCATCCTGATATTCCAGAGGCAGCTCCTGTTATGATGACATGTGAGGATCTTGAGCAGACAATGTTAGCACAGGTTAGCAATAGCAGCTCAACTCAGATAAATGCTACAAAGGAGCAACTGACTGTTATGGATGAGCCAGTTGCCATGCAGAAAGTAGCTGTAGATAATCATGCATCACAGCATCTTCTTTCATTGTTGCAAAAAGGAACAGATAATAAGGGAGCACCTTTGCTGGGTTTCCAGAGAGGATCAACTGATGAACCTCAGAGTGTTGGCACAAATTTAATGGCCAATGGTGGAATATCTGGAAGTGATCCGGTTAACAGTGTTGACAACGTTCCTACTTCTGGGAAGAACTTGACATTGGAAGCGTTATTCGGGGCTGCATTTATGAATGAGCTCCATTCAAAAGATGCACCAGTTTCTTTTCGAGGATCCACAACTGGTGGTCCTACTGAGTTTGCAGAGACGGGTAAAACTATATTGTCATCTAGCCATGAAGGATACTACCCTGTTGAACAGACCCTACACTTCAACAATACTAAAGATGCTGCTGTCCCTCGAGAACCAGGTATCGAGCATTCAGCAGTACCTGGTCTAATTCAGGGGAGTGCTAGTTTTGACAAGAAAGGAATGGAAATTCATCTGCCTGAAGAAGATAATTTGTTTACCATGAGTGACTCTCTGCCTGGTCAAAATTCTGATATTTTGGCATCAGTAGGATCCAGCAGGGTTGAAGGGCTATTGCCTGTAAAGGCACTTGATGACCTCAGTTATAGGTTTCAAAGTCTTGTGCCTGGCGATGCAGAACACACTCAAGTACTTGGTCCTGATGCACTTGGATCTCATCCTCGTGACCAGCGTTATCAGGTTGATTCTCAGAATCTGTATCATCTTCTACAGGGTAGGCCTCCTATGATGGCACCTCGCCCTATGATGGATCACATTGTTAATAGGAAACAACCAGCTCCATTTGATATGCCACAGTCGATACACCATGATTCTCACCGTTCTTTCCCATCTAATGTGAATCCTATGCAACATAATCTTCATGGGCCAGGGGTCCCTCACTTGGACCCGAATGCACATATTATGCTACAACACATGTCCATGCCTGGAAGATTTCCTCCAGAAGGCTTGCCAGGAGGTGTCCCGCCATCTCAGCCTGTGCATCACATGGCTGGTTATAGACCTGAGATGGGCAATGTAAATAATTTCCATATGCACCCTCGCCAGCCCAATTATGGAGAATTTGGATTGATGATGCCAG GCCCATCAGGCCCAGAGGTGAGAGGCAATCATCCAGAGGCATTTGAAAGGTTGATCCAGATGGAGATGTCAGCCAGATCGAAGCAACAGCAGGTGCACCACCCAGCAATGGCTGCAGGCCGCGTACCTAGTGGGATGTATGGGCATGAGCTTGATGCGAAGTTAAGATACAGGTGA